From a region of the Hemibagrus wyckioides isolate EC202008001 linkage group LG06, SWU_Hwy_1.0, whole genome shotgun sequence genome:
- the LOC131355303 gene encoding uncharacterized protein LOC131355303, translating to MLRTTEMPHPDRGPHAHPSRQGNAGVHQTDDDYLSDRDSVIIPGPLMSNNMQMEDLVDFILRKSQECLEHVEQPEQKESYFFWKIMELLCKKKGNVLLPEVAVILFKGYGLLRQKLGVKNQDGWCLPLAQLLCSNEPKYEHLKAVVNMGQKLDSEGLTYAAHICYVIALEELKTCHRPSFELIGCDRLPVSQPAMRDAIERTEVYEYVCSLTSGLAQPNFQIYKCYHASSLAEYGLFNQALDYCETIARAIATFPCKITKATLEQTIALSERLHKRKRNEPEWLLKLRQLHRANVFKLEECGLMTGEMLALQFPLGENRITSEEEFDSRYTLENLLGEVGFGSVRVGVRKADGKQVAIKHVGKSRYDEFITIPGETQSVPLEVALMKMVSKPFGCENVLELIEWFEMADYYILVLEQPSPCMDLHEFCKLHKGRLSEPLARQIMHQVVQAARHCCDCGVLHGDIKAENLLINTDTLDVKLKDFGCGDLLKDTPYTKYAGTWAFCPPEWICEGQYLGRPATVWSLGVLLYNLVCRDLPFHKEDNVSRNTHLAPSLSGECSDLIWWCLEQDPHSRPTFEEILSHKWFMGLQNIRE from the exons ATGTTAAGGACAACAGAAATGCCCCATCCTGACAGAGGGCCTCATGCTCATCCAAGCAGGCAAG GGAATGCTGGTGTCCACCAAACTGATGACGACTACCTGTCTGATAGGGACAGTGTAATTATTCCTGGCCCTCTGATGAG CAATAATATGCAGATGGAGGACCTGGTTGATTTTATCCTGAGGAAATCTCAGGAGTGTCTCGAACATGTGGAGCAACCTGAGCAAAAGGAGTCATATTTCTTCTGGAAGATTATGGAGCTTCTTTGCAAAAAGAAAGGA AATGTATTACTGCCTGAAGTTGCAGTGATCCTTTTCAAGGGATATGGCTTGCTGAGACAAAAG CTTGGGGTTAAGAACCAAGACGGATGGTGTCTTCCCCTGGCGCAGCTTTTATGCTCCAATGAACCAAAATATGAACACTTAAAAGCCGTGGTTAACATGGGACAAAAGCTTG ATTCTGAAGGACTGACGTATGCTGCACACATCTGCTACGTGATAGCACTGGAGGAGCTGAAAACATGTCATAGGCCGAGCTTTGAACTGATTGGATGTGACCG TTTGCCAGTCAGTCAGCCAGCCATGAGGGATGCTATCGAGAGAACTGAGGTGTACGAATACGTGTGCTCGCTGACCTCAGGGCTTGCCCAGCCTAACTTCCAG ATCTACAAGTGCTATCACGCCAGCAGTCTAGCCGAGTATGGACTTTTTAATCAGGCCCTTGATTACTGCGAGACCATCGCCAGAGCGATTGCCACCTTCCCTTGCAAAATCACAAAGGCCACATTGGAACAGACTATTGCA CTGTCCGAGAGACTACACAAAAGGAAGCGGAATGAACCTGAGTGGCTGCTGAAACTTCGTCAGCTGCACAGAGCCAATGTGTTTAAGCTTGAGGAATGTGGCCTTATGACCGGTGAGATGCTCgctctccagtttcctcttgGAGAGAACCGTATTACTTCTGAGG AGGAGTTTGATTCGCGATACACTCTGGAGAATCTGCTGGGAGAAGTAGGCTTCGGATCCGTCCGTGTAGGTGTACGTAAGGCGGATGGCAAACAG GTAGCCATTAAACATGTGGGCAAAAGTCGATATGATGAATTCATCACCATT CctggagagacacagagtgtaCCTTTGGAGGTGGCATTAATGAAAATGGTGTCCAAACCATTTGGCTGTGAGAACGTGCTGGAGCTGATAGAGTGGTTTGAGATGGCCGATTATTACATCTTGGTCCTGGAGCAGCCCAGCCCCTGTATGGATCTCCATGAATTTTGCAAACTTCACAAAGGTCGACTGTCAGAACCACTGGCTCGACAAATCATGCATCAAGTGGTTCAGGCTGCCCGTCATTGCTGTGACTGCGGCGTTCTTCATGGAGACATCAAGGCAGAGAATCTGCTGATCAATACCGACACCCTGGATGTGAAGTTGAAAGACtttggctgtggggatttgctcaAAGACACCCCCTACACAAAATATGCAG GCACTTGGGCTTTCTGCCCTCCTGAGTGGATATGTGAAGGACAGTATTTGGGTCGTCCTGCTACAGTCTGGAGTCTTGGTGTACTGCTGTATAACTTGGTGTGCAGAGACTTGCCTTTTCATAAAGAGGACAACGTTTCTCGGAACACGCACTTGGCTCCCAGTTTGTCTGGCG AATGCAGTGATCTGATATGGTGGTGTCTGGAACAAGACCCTCACTCTCGGCCAACTTTCGAGGAAATACTCAGCCACAAATGGTTTATGGGACTTCAGAACATCAGAGAATAG